TAATTCTACCATGACTCTTGGCCGAGAACTTTCTGCGATGCCGAAGAAACAAAAGGATCCACAGGATCCGCTATCTCTTCAAGAGCCCGGTTCAGTGCCTCGGTTACTTCATCAGGTGCATGGCGATTCAAATACTCAGCCATGGCCTCCGCATAGAGTTGGCTTCTGGATTTACGCGTTCGTTTCGCCAAGCGTTCGGCCGCAGTGTATACTGCGTCAGGGATTGATATGGCTGTTTTCATACTTGGAGTATAACTCCTCATCAACCCAGAGGCAAGGAAAAACACTGCGCCAAGAACCAATCGTATATAGAAGGTCGAAGTCTTTCGTTATCAACCACTTCAAACCTGATGTCGTCTGTCGGTTGGGTGCTAGCACAATACGTCAGAAGCTCTGTCCATCAAAATCCAGCTAAGGTTCTGCATAAGCTGTGACCGGCTTGGCGCGGGCTTTGCTTGCCAAGCCTGACGCGCAAGCGTCATCGGTCGGTGCAAAGGCCGTGACAAGGCGAGGCATCAGCTTCATGCGGTTGTTAGGGACGGGCATCAGGAGAGTCTGGTGATGCCAGCCCAGGGTGTGATCTTCGCCAATGTCTTTGCCATGGTGGCAGCAGCCACCTCTGTGTCGTGTGCCACTTGAGCTCGCAGCCAATACCCATTGGATAGTCCAAAGAACCGGCACAAGCGCAAGTCCGTGTCAGCTGTGATGCTCCTCTTGCCACTGATGATCTCACTGATCCGTTGGGGCGGAACCGCGATCTCTTTTGCAAGCCGATACTGCGTGATTCCCATGGGAAGCAGGAACTCTTCTCGCAACAGTTCCCCAGGAGTGACAGGCGGTAGAGTTTTCATTGATCTGAGTCCTAGTGATAGTCTACAATCTCAACATCCACCGCCCCGTTCGCTGTCCACCGAAAGCAAATTCGGAACTGGTCATTGATTCGGATGCTGTATTGCCCCCTTCGATTTCCCTTCAAGGCCTCAAGCCTGTTACCTGGCGGAATACGAAGGTCGTCCAGCTTGGCAGCGATTTCCAATTGGCGGAGTTTTCGCCTGGCGATGAGTTCGAAGGCGGCAAAGGCCCTGACAGCCTTGCCTCCAGCCAGCTCCTTGGTCCTCTGGCATTTGAAGGAAACGATCATAGGCGATGGTAACGCTCTGCGTGAATAGGGTCAAGCTGAAAGTATGTTCGCTGTATTGGAACAGTGCCAGGTCACGCGGACTCTGCCTGGCCAAGCCGCAGACTGCCGTCACACACAGGAGAACGGGACTTGCCCTGAGTCTTGGGACGCACGGATGAAGACCACGGACAGCAATAACTTCTCCTGCATCTCCCTAACGTTCTGCATAAGCTGTGACCGGCTTGGCGCGGGCTTTGCTCGCCAAGCCTGACGCGCAAGCGTCATCTGCCAGGGCAAAGGCCGTGACAAGGCGAGGCATCAGCTTCATGCGGTTGTTAGGCGATATGTGTCCCAACCATCACAAGTGGCTTCAATCGCGAGATCTCTTTCGCAGCAGGACTATTCATCGCGTGCCACAAATCCCAATCATGCTGCAGGCCAAGCCAGAAGTCCGCGGTCATCCCAAGAACCCGAGACAACCGCATGGCAGTATCCGGTGTGACAGAACGGCGACCCTTGATGATCTCGTTCAGACGAGGAT
This window of the Candidatus Delongbacteria bacterium genome carries:
- a CDS encoding HigA family addiction module antidote protein, translating into MKTLPPVTPGELLREEFLLPMGITQYRLAKEIAVPPQRISEIISGKRSITADTDLRLCRFFGLSNGYWLRAQVAHDTEVAAATMAKTLAKITPWAGITRLS
- a CDS encoding type II toxin-antitoxin system RelE/ParE family toxin, producing MIVSFKCQRTKELAGGKAVRAFAAFELIARRKLRQLEIAAKLDDLRIPPGNRLEALKGNRRGQYSIRINDQFRICFRWTANGAVDVEIVDYH
- a CDS encoding HigA family addiction module antidote protein, which encodes MPTKSKSSTTTSESGRRLPLKRPPTHPGEMLLEEFIKPLGVTQVELAQRLGVSYPRLNEIIKGRRSVTPDTAMRLSRVLGMTADFWLGLQHDWDLWHAMNSPAAKEISRLKPLVMVGTHIA